The Rhodococcus sp. B50 DNA window ATGCCGGCGATCGTGACGGTGACCGCGGTCGCACGGATCCGTGCGGGACTGTACTCACTGACCAGTGCGACAAGATTCGGTGTCACTCCGCCGAGGCCGAGACCTGCGATGATGCGCAACACGATCAATGCCGTCATCGAGGTGACCAGGGCGGTCGCCAAGGTGAAGACGGAAAAGATCAGGGTGCACAGGATGATGACCTTGCGGCGGCCGTACCGGTCGGCGATCGGGCCGAACACCAGGCTGCCCACCACCATCGCCCCGGTACTCAGCGCGAGTGTCAGCCCGAACGACGCTTTCGATACGCCCCAGTCCTCGGACAGGGCGGGAATGACGAAACCGATCACCTGTGCATCGATACCGTCGAGCACGGCCAATGCCAAACACAGTGCGACGGCGCGCTTCTGCAGCGCAGACATCGGCGATGTGTCGATGATGTGTGCGAGGTCGACATCACGGGTGCTGCTCACAGGGCAGGTCCTCTCGGAGAAGGAAGTGAGGTTCAGGACGAGGACGGCACACCGTCGACCGCGACGACATCGCGCGGAACGGGGATCGCGTGGACAGGAGGTGTCCGGAATCGCTCACGCAGAGCGTTTTTCGCGAGTTTTCCCGAGAACGTGCGCGGGAGCGGTTCATCGAGGGCGACAGCGTGTACCGGACGCTTGAACTTGGCGAGGTTCTCGCTCGCGACGGTGGTGATGTCGCGGATGATCTCACTTGCCGCGCGCTGACTGTGGAAGACGACCATGGGAACTTCTCCCCAACGATCGTCCTCGACACCGATGACAGCCAGGTCCACCAGCCCGTCGATACCGTGGAGGACCTTTTCGATCTCGGCCGGGTACACATTCAGGCCCCCGGAGATCAGCATGTCCTTGCTGCGGTCGACCACCTTGAGAAAGCCGCCTTCGTCCTGCATGCCGAGGTCACCGGTGTGCAGCCAGCCGTCGACGAGGGTTTCTGCCGTGGCTTCCGGCTTGTTCCAGTATTCCCGCATCACGTGCTCACCCCGGATCACGATTTCACCGACCTCGTAAGGCTCGGCGAAGCCTCCTTCGGGGTTCGCGATGCGAAGTTGCGTTCCGGCCAAGGCCAGTCCCGCGAAGCCCGGTCGGGAGCGCGCGTCCTCGTAGTTCAGCGTCGAGGCCATGCCGGAGGCTTCGGTCAGCCCGTATGCCTGGGTCATGGGCACACCTCGACTGTTGTAGAAGTCGAGCAGGTCCAGGCTGATGGGGGCGCCGCCGGCCCCGGCGAAGGTGAACTTCGCGAGTTTGCGCCTGCCGAAATCGGGGAGTTGCGTCATGCGTTCCCAGATGACCGGGACGGTGGTCGTCGCGGTGATCTGCTCACGTTCGAACGTATCCAATGCGATCGCAGGGTCGAACTCGCGCAGCAGCACCATCGTCGCCCCCGGCAGCAGCACGAGCTGGGTGAAGATCGAGAGCACCGACCCGGTGTAGACCAGCGGAGCCGAGCACATGACGCGGTCGCGGCCGGAGATGCCGTGGCTCAGGACCTGGGCGACGCCGGGTGCCAGTGCATTGCGGTGGGTGATCAGTGCACCCTTCTGCACTCCTGTCGTGCCCGAGGTGTAACAAATGAATGCCGGTTCGGCGGCGTCAATTTCGACCTCAGGTGCCGCGCCCGGATCGAGGAGTGCGTCGTACGAGCGGTGCTCGGTGCCGCCGATCGCGAAGATGTCGAAGTCGCACTGGCCGGCACCGACCTCGAGCAGAGGTGCCAGTTCGTTCTCGACGATCACGACGCGCGGCGCGGAGTCCACGAGCATCGGTGCCAGTTCCTTGCCGACCAACCGGAAGTTCAGGGGGACACTGATTGCGCCCAGTTTGAGAGTGGCAAGGATGGTGTGGGCCAACTCGGGACGGTTGAGCATCATGACGCCGACGCGGTCGCCTTTGCCCACTCCGCGGGCGGCGAGTCCTCGTGCCAGTGCGTCGGTGATGGCGTCGACTTCGGCCCAGGTCTGGGATGTGTCACCGAATACGATTGCTTGGTGATCGGGACGCGTCTTGCCCCAGTACCGAACCAGCTCGGCCAGATTCATGTCGTCTCCTCGTGTGGGGCCGTGGCGGCGTGACCGCTCTCGCTCACGGCGGTGAAAGATGTGGCCCGTGGCGGGCCTGTCCACCTGTTCAAGACGCGCCGGTCCGGCGGTGCGCCCCGAATGGCTGCTAGGCAGCAACACTCGGGGCGTTCACCGCGTGGGCGAGGAGTGTGTGAGCTCCGTCACCGGCGTCGGATCGAATCTAACATCTGTAGGTAATTGGCACAACACGGAATTTCAAGAAATTCGGACGAATCCCTGTTCCGTGCGAGCCGCTCGCGCGACTATCGCCGCCCGGCCGAACCCATCACCGGTTCATCCTCGAATACACCGGCACCCGAGGGCTTCTGCAGCACCTCGTGCGTATGCGCTCCCAACTCGGGAGGCAATGAGGGAGCGAACTCCTCCCCTACGACCCGAACAGGACTGACAACGAACTCGAGCTCACCGACCCCCTCGTACTCGACCCGATAGGTAGTAGCCCGAGCGGTGAAATGCGGATCCGAGATCAGGTCGGTCACATTGTTGACCGGCCCGCCCGCCACGTCGTGTTCGACGAACAGCGCGACCCATTCGTCCCGGGTGCGCCCGAGGAAGATCTTCCGTAGTTCGCGGTACACATGATCGGCCCGTGCAGGCGCCTCACTGTCAACCGTCGTCAGGTCGACCTCGAGCAGATCCGGACGACCCACGGCCACACAGAAATTACCCCAGAACTTGTCGACATGGGAGCCGAACAGAATGGCTTCCCCGTCCTTGGTGCGATACGCCTCGAGGCGCGGCCAGTCGGGCAACCGTCCGTCCGGCAGCCACGTCGGACGCGGGATCGAACGATCCTTGTTGAGTTCCGCGTCGACGAGATCAGGCATCCATGCCGCAGCGACATCGACACCTGCCACCTCGATCCTGCAACCCTCCCCCGTACGACCGGCCCGGTGCACGGCCGCGAGCAGACCCATCGCACCGTATGCGCCGAGCGCATACATCGCCGCCGGCGGCGTCGTCGCGCCCGCGATCCCATCCGCGGGCGGATCCTCCGGCGTTCGGACTTCCCGCAGTCCCGCGTATGCGTCGAACACCGGCCCTCCGGTGCCGAGCCGGCAGTACGGACCTTCGGACCCCATACCCGAGACCGTGCAGAACACGATCTTCGGATTCACCTGTCGCAGTTCGTCATAGCCGACACCCAACCAGTCCAGATAACCGGCACGCATACCCTCGACGACCGCGTCACACGTACGGGCCAGATTCATGAAAGCCTGCTTGCCTTCAGCTGTACGCAGGTCGAGCGCGACACTCTTCTTTCCTCGGTTCCAACGCAGATGCATGAACGACGGCCCGTCTTCATCACCGATCGCACGACTGCCACCGATACGCACCGGATCACCCAGAGGACCCGACTCGATCTTGATGACCTCGGCGCCCATATCGGCGAGATGGCCACCGGCCGACGCCGGTGCCAGCTGCGCAACTTCGAGAATGCGCATGCCCTCGAGCAACGAGTACCCACTCATATCGCACCACTTTTCATATCGCACCACTTTCGGAAATATTCACAGTTTGTTCGGGTTTCAGTTCCACCCACAACCCGTCGCCCTCGGCGACCAGCACGTCGCCGTGATGCATGGTTGCGCGCATGAACCGCTTACGGCCGTCCTGCCGCAGGAACTCGGCTTCCACGCGTAACTCGACTCCGAGGGGCGCCGGCGCCCGAAAATCCACATTGAGATAGGCCGTGCGTGCCCACGGCCGGCCCGCACTGTTGGCGAGCCGGGCCATGATCTCGTCGAAGATCAGCGGTGTGACGCCGCCGTTCATCGCATACCGACCGGAATGGAAACGCCCGACCGTGACCCGGCCGCTGGCTTTCGTGTCCGTCACCACGTCGATGTGCAACGGCGGCGCGAGGCACTGGCCGCGACCGGCAAGATCCCAACGGTGGCCTGCGAGCTGTGCGTCCTCGTCGGTCTCGAACTGTTGCAAACGCGCGGCAACCGTGAACAACTGATCGGCGATGCTTGCTGCGTCGGCAGGATTCGGACGCGACCTGGTGAATGCCTCCTGGACCGCACGCACGGCGGCGACCAACTCGGCGAACTCGTCGTTCGCCTGCCCAGTGGGCGTGAACGGATCGTTCCAATCCGGATCCCAGATGTCGATAGGGGTCCTCGTGGACGGTGACATATCCATGACAGTCCTGTCAGTCGATTCCGGCGGGGGCGCCGAAGAATTCACCGAACATCTCGGCTACCGGGCGTGGTCTGAGAGTCGTCCGTGCGGCGGTGTTCTCCCGGTCGTAGCGACTACGCAGATCGGTGCCGTATCCGGTGAGCAGGAGTGATTTGATTTCCCGGATCGCTTCGGCGGGTTGTGCCGCAATCTGCTCCGCTGCCTCCAGCGCTGCTGCGAGTACGTCGCCGTCGTCCGCGTAGCGGGTGAGCAGACCGATCCGATATGCCTCGGCGCCGGTAACAGCACGCGAGGTCATGAGCAGATCACGCGTCTGTCCCGCGCCGATCAGCGTGTCGAGGAGCCACGTCAGGTTCGCGCCGCCGTACTTCGCCGCCGTTACGGTCAACGTCGTCGACGGACCACCGACGCGAAGATCCGAACAGGCGGCGAGCAGCGTGCCCGCTCCGTACGCCATGCCTCGGACCGCGGCAATCGTGGGTTTGGGGAACTCGACATACCGCCAGAGCAGCTCCTCGCGTTCGAGCATCGCCTCGAGGTTCTCCTGTGACGACAGGGCCTCGAGTTCGCGCAGGTCGTACCCTGCCGA harbors:
- a CDS encoding enoyl-CoA hydratase/isomerase family protein, translating into MTSRELLESFPAPGVLQLTLDRPQVHNAISLSLQRALDERLTRAAAEEAVRVVVLTGAGTSAFSAGYDLRELEALSSQENLEAMLEREELLWRYVEFPKPTIAAVRGMAYGAGTLLAACSDLRVGGPSTTLTVTAAKYGGANLTWLLDTLIGAGQTRDLLMTSRAVTGAEAYRIGLLTRYADDGDVLAAALEAAEQIAAQPAEAIREIKSLLLTGYGTDLRSRYDRENTAARTTLRPRPVAEMFGEFFGAPAGID
- a CDS encoding class I adenylate-forming enzyme family protein, whose protein sequence is MNLAELVRYWGKTRPDHQAIVFGDTSQTWAEVDAITDALARGLAARGVGKGDRVGVMMLNRPELAHTILATLKLGAISVPLNFRLVGKELAPMLVDSAPRVVIVENELAPLLEVGAGQCDFDIFAIGGTEHRSYDALLDPGAAPEVEIDAAEPAFICYTSGTTGVQKGALITHRNALAPGVAQVLSHGISGRDRVMCSAPLVYTGSVLSIFTQLVLLPGATMVLLREFDPAIALDTFEREQITATTTVPVIWERMTQLPDFGRRKLAKFTFAGAGGAPISLDLLDFYNSRGVPMTQAYGLTEASGMASTLNYEDARSRPGFAGLALAGTQLRIANPEGGFAEPYEVGEIVIRGEHVMREYWNKPEATAETLVDGWLHTGDLGMQDEGGFLKVVDRSKDMLISGGLNVYPAEIEKVLHGIDGLVDLAVIGVEDDRWGEVPMVVFHSQRAASEIIRDITTVASENLAKFKRPVHAVALDEPLPRTFSGKLAKNALRERFRTPPVHAIPVPRDVVAVDGVPSSS
- a CDS encoding CaiB/BaiF CoA transferase family protein — encoded protein: MSGYSLLEGMRILEVAQLAPASAGGHLADMGAEVIKIESGPLGDPVRIGGSRAIGDEDGPSFMHLRWNRGKKSVALDLRTAEGKQAFMNLARTCDAVVEGMRAGYLDWLGVGYDELRQVNPKIVFCTVSGMGSEGPYCRLGTGGPVFDAYAGLREVRTPEDPPADGIAGATTPPAAMYALGAYGAMGLLAAVHRAGRTGEGCRIEVAGVDVAAAWMPDLVDAELNKDRSIPRPTWLPDGRLPDWPRLEAYRTKDGEAILFGSHVDKFWGNFCVAVGRPDLLEVDLTTVDSEAPARADHVYRELRKIFLGRTRDEWVALFVEHDVAGGPVNNVTDLISDPHFTARATTYRVEYEGVGELEFVVSPVRVVGEEFAPSLPPELGAHTHEVLQKPSGAGVFEDEPVMGSAGRR
- a CDS encoding PaaI family thioesterase; this translates as MDMSPSTRTPIDIWDPDWNDPFTPTGQANDEFAELVAAVRAVQEAFTRSRPNPADAASIADQLFTVAARLQQFETDEDAQLAGHRWDLAGRGQCLAPPLHIDVVTDTKASGRVTVGRFHSGRYAMNGGVTPLIFDEIMARLANSAGRPWARTAYLNVDFRAPAPLGVELRVEAEFLRQDGRKRFMRATMHHGDVLVAEGDGLWVELKPEQTVNISESGAI